One genomic region from Papaver somniferum cultivar HN1 unplaced genomic scaffold, ASM357369v1 unplaced-scaffold_24, whole genome shotgun sequence encodes:
- the LOC113341059 gene encoding uncharacterized protein LOC113341059 isoform X2 — protein sequence MRNLITAGLDQRKNACNQTQSNGEGEKKDSRLNATTSSKGKMLLEYWIVIVQGFKQRATGNMDDPYLIPGLARKLVRRPFLRRVVFPVKLRKACGSILILSKI from the exons ATGAGGAATCTAATAACTGCCG GCCTGGACCAAAGGAAGAATGCATGCAACCAAACACAGAGTAATGGTGAAGGAGAAAAGAAAGATTCTCGACTCAATGCTACAACATCCTCCAAAGGCAAAATGTTGTTGGAGTATTGGATTGTTATA GTGCAAGGGTTCAAGCAACGTGCAACAGGGAACATGGATGATCCATATCTAATCCCTG GACTTGCTCGGAAACTTGTTCGAAGACCCTTTTTGAGGCGGGTGGTGTTCCCTGTAAAATTGCGGAAAGCATGTGGCTCCATACTCATCTTATCCAAGATTTGA
- the LOC113341059 gene encoding uncharacterized protein LOC113341059 isoform X1, with product MRNLITAGKNRLDQRKNACNQTQSNGEGEKKDSRLNATTSSKGKMLLEYWIVIVQGFKQRATGNMDDPYLIPGLARKLVRRPFLRRVVFPVKLRKACGSILILSKI from the exons ATGAGGAATCTAATAACTGCCGGTAAGAATC GCCTGGACCAAAGGAAGAATGCATGCAACCAAACACAGAGTAATGGTGAAGGAGAAAAGAAAGATTCTCGACTCAATGCTACAACATCCTCCAAAGGCAAAATGTTGTTGGAGTATTGGATTGTTATA GTGCAAGGGTTCAAGCAACGTGCAACAGGGAACATGGATGATCCATATCTAATCCCTG GACTTGCTCGGAAACTTGTTCGAAGACCCTTTTTGAGGCGGGTGGTGTTCCCTGTAAAATTGCGGAAAGCATGTGGCTCCATACTCATCTTATCCAAGATTTGA